In bacterium, the following are encoded in one genomic region:
- a CDS encoding TonB-dependent receptor yields the protein MMKSTIYIGLLWFAIAEYYSQTGDSVKIKQYDLQGTVITSSRLINSRNASSALVNVITEENIQRRGATNLSDALSGASGIQIKDFGGASGLKLPSLRGSTSEQVIIMIDGIPLNNPATGLIDLGVVPLTMIDHIETYKGGDNNAVGGTINLITKKQPRDEPMSIITKAHYSSFKRQWLSAGLTGFIKKTSYNFAYEFEYQPDSSYFVTVPSSGERVLRVNSESKRHALFLNVNNNLSLKTDFSLMGQWTFRDIEIPGTISNNTSVTSRGNQEDRVFLIAPQIQHRFNDQWHTAIGLSWYQYQFDYTNSFPTTINSRNISNSYHTRWTNLITLLKQHTFNLGVTHTFVQGEGDNTDHVSNQSVSVFADDQWLIPLFNPMWSFRLSPAIRWDKFSDFGQVWSPKAGMNISYEKSGYYTSLRASWSRNFRAPTLNERYWKDTDASGNPDIKPERSTTWDLGGRFGGSQGKHSFEIEYTWFVMRAHNQIAWNLAGIIHPENIRKSSSRGRELAMKYEKEQMWETKFELSRAKAVDTSDPDNVRRIPYNPLYTASLSNYAMFKDFTIGHTTHYQSQRYTDAANNSVIPSYWLTDAIVSWHKQIISYDVQLSVIVKNIFDKAYESVAQYPGLAREYVVGTKITF from the coding sequence ATGATGAAAAGTACCATATACATCGGGTTATTGTGGTTCGCCATTGCCGAATATTATTCGCAAACCGGGGATAGTGTTAAAATTAAGCAATATGACTTGCAGGGTACGGTTATTACCTCATCACGTTTGATAAATTCCCGAAATGCCTCTTCTGCATTGGTTAATGTCATTACAGAAGAAAATATCCAAAGGCGAGGGGCAACCAATCTATCCGACGCTTTGAGTGGTGCTTCAGGGATACAAATTAAAGACTTCGGCGGAGCATCAGGACTCAAACTTCCATCTTTGCGAGGTTCTACTTCTGAGCAGGTTATAATCATGATTGACGGAATACCGCTCAATAATCCCGCTACGGGTTTGATTGATTTGGGTGTTGTTCCTTTGACCATGATTGATCATATCGAAACATACAAAGGAGGCGATAATAACGCCGTAGGCGGGACAATAAACCTCATAACAAAAAAACAACCACGTGATGAACCGATGTCAATTATAACGAAAGCGCACTATAGTTCATTTAAAAGACAGTGGTTATCAGCGGGGCTAACAGGTTTCATAAAGAAAACGTCTTATAATTTCGCCTATGAGTTCGAATACCAGCCCGATAGCAGTTATTTTGTTACTGTGCCGTCCTCAGGAGAACGTGTACTGCGGGTGAATTCGGAAAGCAAACGTCATGCTCTATTTCTCAATGTTAATAACAATTTAAGCTTAAAAACTGATTTTTCTTTAATGGGTCAATGGACGTTTCGTGATATTGAGATACCGGGTACGATTAGTAATAATACATCTGTAACATCACGCGGAAATCAGGAAGATCGCGTATTTCTCATCGCGCCGCAGATACAACACCGCTTTAACGACCAATGGCATACGGCGATTGGCTTGAGTTGGTATCAATATCAGTTTGATTATACCAATTCATTTCCAACTACCATCAATAGCCGAAATATTTCTAATAGTTACCATACACGTTGGACTAATCTGATAACTCTTCTAAAGCAACATACTTTCAATTTAGGTGTTACCCATACCTTCGTGCAAGGCGAAGGCGATAATACGGATCATGTGAGTAATCAGAGTGTCAGTGTTTTTGCCGATGATCAATGGCTAATTCCGTTGTTCAATCCGATGTGGTCTTTTCGATTATCACCGGCTATACGATGGGATAAATTTTCAGATTTTGGGCAGGTATGGAGCCCTAAGGCCGGAATGAATATTTCCTACGAAAAATCAGGCTATTACACGTCCTTACGCGCATCATGGTCTCGTAATTTTAGAGCGCCTACGCTCAATGAACGATATTGGAAAGATACGGACGCATCAGGCAATCCGGATATCAAACCCGAGCGATCAACAACATGGGATTTGGGCGGACGCTTCGGTGGTTCGCAAGGAAAGCATAGCTTTGAAATCGAATATACGTGGTTTGTAATGAGAGCACACAATCAGATCGCATGGAATTTGGCCGGAATAATACATCCTGAAAATATTCGCAAAAGTTCATCACGGGGTAGGGAATTGGCGATGAAGTACGAAAAAGAACAAATGTGGGAAACCAAATTTGAACTTTCACGTGCGAAGGCCGTTGATACCAGCGATCCCGATAATGTACGACGGATTCCGTACAATCCGCTATACACAGCTTCTTTATCGAATTATGCTATGTTCAAAGATTTTACAATAGGTCATACAACGCATTATCAGAGTCAACGTTATACAGATGCTGCTAATAACAGTGTAATACCGAGTTATTGGCTTACGGATGCGATAGTGTCTTGGCACAAACAAATAATTAGTTATGATGTACAGCTTAGCGTAATCGTAAAAAATATTTTTGATAAAGCTTACGAATCCGTTGCGCAATATCCCGGGCTTGCGCGCGAGTATGTCGTGGGAACTAAAATAACGTTCTAA
- a CDS encoding cob(I)yrinic acid a,c-diamide adenosyltransferase: MKIYTKTGDDGTTGLFGAGRVQKDATRIESYGTVDELNSVMGLVRCHSEDDELDTVYAAIQNELFILGADLATPMDVKSEYIVRIKAENTLQIEKRIDSFDARLPELTNFILPGGTRASSYLHLARNVCRRTERLTVKLSKEETINEHVLTYLNRLSDLLFVLARWENAKAGIADTVWKKPVDE; the protein is encoded by the coding sequence ATGAAAATCTACACGAAAACGGGCGACGATGGCACGACGGGTTTATTTGGTGCCGGACGCGTTCAAAAAGATGCTACTCGAATCGAATCGTATGGTACCGTTGACGAACTAAACAGCGTCATGGGTCTAGTGCGATGCCATAGTGAAGATGACGAATTGGATACGGTATATGCGGCGATACAAAACGAATTATTTATTCTGGGAGCAGATTTGGCAACCCCGATGGACGTTAAAAGTGAATACATTGTTAGGATAAAAGCCGAAAATACCCTGCAAATCGAAAAACGGATTGATAGTTTTGATGCGCGGTTACCGGAGCTGACGAATTTTATTCTACCTGGAGGCACACGGGCCTCGTCATACCTCCATTTGGCGCGAAATGTTTGCCGCAGGACCGAACGATTGACAGTAAAACTGTCGAAGGAGGAGACGATCAATGAACATGTATTGACATATCTTAATCGGCTTTCCGACCTTTTATTTGTTTTGGCGCGCTGGGAAAATGCGAAGGCAGGCATTGCGGATACCGTGTGGAAAAAGCCGGTTGACGAATGA
- a CDS encoding (2Fe-2S)-binding protein: protein MITRCVCFDKEFEELKKVAAAYRCKTLEELQERVLVGVRCKLCHPYIRRMLATGQTRFEVNE, encoded by the coding sequence ATGATCACACGTTGCGTTTGTTTTGATAAAGAATTTGAAGAGCTCAAAAAAGTAGCTGCAGCATATCGCTGTAAGACATTGGAAGAATTACAAGAGCGGGTTTTAGTCGGCGTACGTTGTAAATTATGTCATCCCTATATTCGACGAATGCTGGCGACCGGTCAGACACGATTTGAAGTTAATGAGTAA
- a CDS encoding CHAT domain-containing protein yields MSQIHAQDHILLDSVDALLRESKYADAIHLFEVNSISTIHKPATHAALSKAYFYLGQNKESQSLYSSLLQRKDVATMDRFRWTQDYILVAAETGNFKLCDSLLTIIQSILPTVKDSTTLARYWNTVGIIYIQSSQPFLANEALNKAEHYIHRDLDIKLQSWIVSNRGIVYKMMGDYASAIEKYRMALHQDSLRNDKADMAADYQNLSLIFLEMELYPESRYCFEKALEYIRMTGDVGSEGLILNNMAHLFNNHGQIKSALQCLRSSLVITEKAGDKIATADGYYELAGTYRTLSLYDSAMYFWNMAYDIYFDSGALDPMFYTLLAKFQMTVKLKQFEHGDQLLAKAYNLLSQLPSKRYTPSYYDARALYCESINQTDSADAYYVLALQSIDSIYQEQSSAFVYDASIPNNRTRFYKNYIRFLFDQKKYHDALRYQLLLNSIPTHKIKPHSIPFFESGISFFQADTVMHVLLNTESELQYYRLFISPRIKDHLLQVKTLLRQPSANQHSLSQHLAVLSDWINPAIIDYVQSHKELVIVPDGLLCNFPFEMLSIERRYLTETHTIQYSNALNFGDEFAVKSERTIPSITILARSEYSSWTSLPDLPDVDNEIDRIKSIIPYNQIYYQATEKNYYDIINTDTSQVLHLIGHGMNTTDDVRKSGIVLGRDQTHHDGYLTCDEIEKQQLHGQSVILSACETSVSTKIAQKNIPAIPEAFLNSGASLVLSTLWKINDRDAVNFVDQLYRHWIIEKSIPAALQKTKRDFIVQNTLPFYWASWVIWK; encoded by the coding sequence ATGAGCCAAATACATGCTCAGGATCATATATTACTCGATAGTGTGGACGCCTTACTTCGTGAAAGTAAATATGCCGATGCCATACACCTTTTTGAAGTAAATAGTATTTCCACAATACATAAGCCCGCTACCCATGCTGCGCTGTCGAAAGCGTATTTCTATCTTGGTCAAAACAAGGAGTCGCAAAGTTTGTATTCATCGCTGTTACAACGTAAGGATGTTGCAACAATGGATCGTTTTCGGTGGACTCAGGATTATATTCTTGTTGCTGCTGAAACAGGTAATTTTAAACTCTGCGACTCGTTACTCACTATAATCCAATCAATACTTCCTACGGTTAAAGATTCGACCACCTTGGCCCGCTATTGGAATACGGTTGGTATCATCTATATCCAATCTTCTCAACCCTTTTTAGCCAACGAAGCTTTGAATAAAGCTGAGCATTACATACACCGCGACTTAGATATCAAATTGCAATCGTGGATTGTTTCCAATCGTGGTATTGTTTATAAAATGATGGGGGATTATGCTTCCGCAATAGAAAAATATAGAATGGCTTTGCACCAAGATTCTCTGCGTAATGATAAGGCCGACATGGCGGCTGATTATCAAAACTTGAGTTTGATTTTTTTGGAGATGGAATTATACCCCGAAAGCCGTTATTGTTTTGAAAAAGCACTTGAATACATACGAATGACGGGAGATGTAGGGTCCGAGGGATTAATTTTGAACAATATGGCGCATTTATTTAATAATCATGGCCAAATAAAATCAGCCCTTCAATGTTTACGAAGCTCATTGGTTATCACTGAAAAAGCAGGTGACAAAATTGCAACGGCTGACGGGTATTACGAATTAGCTGGAACATACCGTACGTTATCATTGTACGATAGCGCCATGTACTTTTGGAATATGGCGTATGACATCTATTTTGATAGTGGTGCTTTAGATCCAATGTTTTATACCCTTCTTGCTAAATTTCAAATGACAGTGAAGTTAAAACAATTTGAACATGGGGATCAGTTGTTAGCTAAAGCCTACAATTTACTCTCCCAACTTCCTTCAAAACGATATACACCAAGTTATTATGATGCGCGCGCTTTATATTGTGAATCAATTAACCAAACGGACAGCGCTGATGCCTATTATGTCCTTGCGCTGCAATCCATAGATTCGATCTATCAGGAACAAAGCTCTGCATTTGTATATGATGCCAGTATCCCCAATAATCGCACTCGATTTTATAAAAACTATATTCGATTTCTTTTTGATCAAAAAAAGTATCATGATGCATTGAGATATCAGCTTTTATTAAACAGCATTCCTACCCATAAAATTAAACCGCACTCAATACCTTTTTTTGAATCGGGCATTTCATTCTTTCAAGCTGATACGGTCATGCATGTATTACTCAATACAGAGAGTGAATTGCAATATTATCGTTTATTCATATCACCACGTATCAAGGATCACCTTTTACAAGTTAAAACCCTTCTTCGTCAACCTTCCGCTAATCAGCATAGTCTATCACAACATCTGGCTGTATTATCAGATTGGATAAACCCGGCGATTATAGATTACGTTCAATCACATAAAGAATTGGTCATAGTACCTGACGGTTTGTTGTGTAATTTTCCTTTTGAGATGTTGAGCATAGAACGACGATATCTGACTGAAACGCATACGATTCAATATAGTAATGCACTTAATTTTGGAGATGAATTTGCTGTTAAATCGGAACGAACAATACCGTCGATCACTATATTGGCCCGCTCAGAATATAGTTCGTGGACTTCATTGCCGGATCTGCCGGATGTTGATAACGAAATAGACCGCATCAAGTCTATTATTCCGTATAACCAAATTTATTACCAAGCTACTGAAAAAAATTATTATGATATCATAAACACAGATACATCACAAGTTTTGCATTTGATAGGTCATGGTATGAACACGACAGACGATGTGCGTAAAAGCGGAATTGTATTAGGGCGAGATCAAACCCATCATGATGGGTATTTGACGTGTGATGAAATCGAAAAACAACAATTACACGGTCAATCGGTTATTTTATCGGCTTGTGAGACATCCGTAAGCACTAAAATAGCGCAAAAAAATATCCCGGCTATTCCTGAAGCGTTTCTTAATTCCGGTGCCTCGTTAGTTTTAAGTACCTTATGGAAAATTAACGATCGTGATGCAGTAAATTTTGTTGATCAGTTGTATCGACATTGGATTATCGAAAAATCCATTCCGGCGGCGCTACAAAAAACCAAACGTGATTTTATCGTTCAAAACACGCTTCCTTTTTATTGGGCATCGTGGGTGATTTGGAAGTAA
- a CDS encoding peptidyl-prolyl cis-trans isomerase has protein sequence MYFSKIRRYSWVLLITVMTIACKNDEKKTDYNDLKTVLAVVGEDTVFLGDYKNRVLELKQNKPDLESEATRRKILDEMVDYYLMVMDGRDKKLQEHPYVQFQVRTKEDELYYAHAIRNAIVEPSITEDQIKVRYEQLKEQLDVKHIFIGYDKTFDPSLEMAPNQKKIIRFKLAAKSIADSLLGVLKKEPDKFESFIEQFSDDAATKFFDGTIKGLRRGELPNEVGDALFKLQPDELSQPIDDGNGYHIYKIIQKSNDANVLPYEKAKIAIKEQIAKQILLKPDVQIEKNKKEFIEKRLHDGSYSFNQSNAAAWYSKFKKYDIKKSLFEQLTDDELNTILATSLTDTIKIIDVAFALTGNRFNSRITMEQMESGVRNAIAVRLVSRWAKEQKVKLTDREAHFIKRIEGGLIYNKIQPPTPDFKLIEDTSNVRRYYEVNIKNYKMPDSLDLGMIVMNEEAQIRPIADKIKSSKSFEISFDELRKKNPASAVRSGLRPLKEFGNLSARIQELKEGDISDVFIMNDGKYGIVKIYKRTQPSWYSLDKVFAQVKSDYAVSLIKQTRDKWLLSLREKYTPTVNYHSLKDAFEIKLK, from the coding sequence ATGTATTTTTCTAAAATTCGACGGTATTCGTGGGTACTATTGATTACGGTTATGACCATAGCCTGTAAAAACGACGAGAAAAAGACTGATTATAATGATTTGAAAACAGTATTAGCAGTAGTCGGTGAAGATACTGTTTTTTTAGGTGATTATAAAAACCGGGTTTTGGAATTGAAACAAAATAAACCCGATTTGGAATCAGAAGCTACGCGACGCAAAATTCTCGATGAAATGGTAGATTACTACCTTATGGTAATGGATGGAAGAGATAAGAAACTGCAGGAACATCCCTATGTGCAATTTCAAGTTCGTACCAAAGAAGACGAATTGTATTATGCGCATGCAATACGAAATGCAATAGTAGAGCCCTCGATAACGGAAGATCAAATCAAAGTGCGATATGAGCAACTAAAAGAACAGTTGGATGTAAAACATATTTTTATCGGATATGATAAAACTTTTGATCCTTCATTGGAAATGGCACCCAATCAAAAGAAAATCATACGATTTAAGCTAGCCGCCAAATCCATTGCTGATTCTTTGTTGGGCGTACTCAAAAAAGAACCCGATAAATTTGAAAGTTTTATAGAACAGTTTTCTGACGATGCAGCCACCAAATTTTTCGATGGCACTATCAAAGGGTTGCGCCGAGGTGAATTGCCTAATGAAGTAGGCGATGCTTTGTTTAAACTACAACCCGATGAATTATCGCAACCAATTGACGATGGGAACGGATACCATATTTATAAAATCATACAAAAAAGCAATGATGCTAATGTACTACCATATGAAAAAGCAAAAATTGCCATTAAGGAGCAAATTGCTAAACAAATTCTTTTAAAACCTGATGTACAAATCGAAAAAAACAAAAAAGAGTTCATCGAAAAACGGCTACATGATGGGTCATACAGTTTTAATCAATCTAACGCTGCGGCATGGTATTCTAAATTCAAAAAATATGATATAAAAAAATCGCTATTTGAGCAGTTAACCGATGATGAACTAAATACGATTCTCGCTACATCACTGACGGATACTATAAAAATAATTGATGTAGCCTTCGCACTCACTGGTAATCGGTTTAATTCACGTATTACAATGGAACAAATGGAATCCGGTGTTCGCAATGCCATAGCCGTTAGACTTGTATCGCGTTGGGCTAAAGAACAGAAAGTCAAACTTACTGATCGTGAGGCACATTTTATCAAGCGGATAGAAGGCGGCCTGATTTATAATAAAATTCAACCTCCCACGCCCGATTTCAAACTGATCGAAGATACATCCAATGTGCGTCGCTATTATGAGGTCAATATAAAGAATTACAAAATGCCGGACAGTTTGGATCTGGGAATGATTGTAATGAACGAAGAAGCGCAGATACGGCCTATTGCAGATAAAATTAAATCTTCAAAAAGTTTTGAAATCAGTTTTGACGAATTGCGAAAGAAAAATCCCGCATCTGCTGTACGTTCCGGTCTGAGACCCTTAAAAGAATTTGGGAACTTGTCGGCACGTATACAAGAACTCAAAGAAGGTGATATAAGCGACGTTTTTATTATGAATGATGGTAAATACGGCATTGTTAAGATTTACAAAAGAACACAACCGAGCTGGTATTCATTGGATAAAGTGTTTGCTCAGGTTAAATCCGATTACGCAGTTTCATTAATCAAACAGACACGGGATAAATGGTTATTAAGCTTAAGAGAAAAATATACTCCTACAGTTAATTATCACTCGTTGAAAGATGCTTTTGAAATTAAGCTGAAATGA
- the feoB gene encoding ferrous iron transport protein B, producing the protein MTDSGLPSDCHTPSSNSVAGTSSNTSFRITLIGQPNSGKTTLFNILTGSHFKTSNYPGTTVEFLVGRMHERFKCDAQVIDSPGINSLTPQSLDEKVSVDSLFLDPNYRHPDLVLVTADATQLSRQLYLVKQLIDAGFPVIVALTMNDLLQKRGFSVDTTLLSERLGTPVVKTYGHTENGVAELAEAIRGFLAVTQKYILPPIPRLQSESAVMELYRITESIEKEVIRPFSVKPDIHAINHAVFNTRTIEPDETSLKLDRIFLHPIWGMFFFVFFMALIFTSVFWLAQPMMDVISEGFDALANLSKSWLPSSHWFGNLIADGLIAGMGTVMTFVPQIVILFLLMGMLEDSGYLSRGAMLIDKPLSKIGLNGRSFVPMLSGFACAIPATMAARTIPNQRERLLTIFIIPLMTCSARLPVYALLLGFLMPPDRPWLSGLILAGIYFVSLINGALVAGIVSRFIKEKTPSGFMLELPAYRKPILRFILRNTFQRSVSYIQNAGTTIILCSIIIWGLTYFPNANPEITDEAKASGNVEQWIAGERTSSSYAAMVGRWIEPALIPLGWDWRVGVGMISAFAAREVFVSATALTFHIAEDDEDNMQQSLINSMRTARHEQTGKPVFTVSSVVAIVIFFMFALQCTSTLAVVRKETGSWKMPLIQQVAFTSIGYGLGWLAVVLLNAVGIA; encoded by the coding sequence ATGACGGATTCGGGTTTGCCATCGGATTGTCATACGCCATCTTCGAACTCTGTTGCGGGTACCAGCAGCAACACTAGCTTTCGCATCACACTTATCGGCCAACCTAACTCCGGTAAAACCACTTTATTTAATATCCTTACCGGCTCACATTTTAAAACTTCTAATTATCCGGGTACGACGGTCGAATTTCTTGTTGGTCGTATGCACGAACGTTTTAAATGCGACGCCCAAGTTATTGATTCGCCCGGTATCAACAGTTTAACTCCGCAGTCGTTGGACGAAAAAGTTTCTGTCGACTCGTTATTTTTAGATCCCAATTACCGACATCCTGATCTTGTCCTTGTTACAGCGGACGCCACTCAGCTCTCCCGCCAACTTTATCTGGTTAAGCAACTTATTGATGCAGGTTTTCCGGTCATTGTCGCTCTTACGATGAATGATTTACTCCAAAAACGCGGTTTTTCGGTAGATACAACTTTGCTATCGGAACGACTCGGAACTCCTGTCGTAAAAACGTACGGGCATACGGAAAACGGCGTGGCTGAATTAGCTGAAGCCATACGTGGTTTTTTAGCAGTCACGCAAAAATACATATTACCTCCTATCCCCAGGCTCCAATCGGAATCAGCGGTAATGGAATTGTACCGAATAACTGAATCCATAGAGAAAGAGGTAATACGCCCCTTTTCTGTCAAGCCCGACATCCACGCTATCAATCATGCTGTATTTAATACGCGTACCATCGAACCGGATGAAACATCTTTAAAACTGGACAGAATTTTTCTACACCCGATTTGGGGTATGTTCTTTTTTGTTTTTTTTATGGCGCTTATTTTTACGTCCGTTTTTTGGTTGGCCCAACCGATGATGGATGTGATTTCAGAGGGATTTGATGCACTAGCCAATCTCTCAAAATCTTGGCTCCCATCATCGCATTGGTTTGGTAACCTCATCGCTGATGGTTTAATCGCCGGTATGGGTACCGTGATGACCTTTGTTCCTCAAATTGTAATTCTTTTTTTACTCATGGGGATGCTTGAGGATTCCGGTTACCTATCTCGCGGCGCCATGCTCATTGACAAACCGCTATCCAAGATCGGACTCAACGGTCGTTCGTTTGTTCCGATGCTTTCGGGCTTTGCTTGCGCGATACCGGCGACTATGGCCGCCCGTACTATCCCCAATCAGCGGGAACGATTGCTTACGATTTTTATAATACCGCTGATGACATGCAGTGCGCGATTACCGGTGTACGCATTGCTTTTAGGTTTTCTGATGCCTCCGGATCGTCCTTGGCTGAGCGGATTGATTCTAGCCGGCATTTATTTTGTAAGTCTTATCAATGGTGCACTCGTAGCGGGTATTGTCAGTCGTTTTATTAAAGAAAAAACACCGTCCGGTTTTATGCTTGAATTGCCGGCTTACCGCAAACCTATACTACGATTTATACTGCGTAATACATTTCAGCGTTCAGTTTCATACATCCAAAACGCCGGTACGACGATCATATTATGCTCGATCATCATCTGGGGGCTTACCTATTTTCCCAATGCAAACCCGGAAATCACCGACGAAGCCAAAGCTTCCGGAAATGTCGAACAATGGATCGCCGGAGAACGCACTAGCTCCTCGTATGCTGCGATGGTTGGTCGATGGATCGAACCCGCATTAATACCACTTGGCTGGGATTGGCGTGTCGGCGTGGGCATGATTTCCGCTTTTGCTGCACGTGAAGTTTTCGTCAGTGCGACGGCCCTGACATTTCACATTGCGGAAGATGATGAAGATAATATGCAGCAGTCATTGATTAATTCTATGAGAACCGCCCGGCACGAGCAGACGGGTAAACCCGTATTTACGGTTTCTTCGGTCGTGGCCATTGTAATATTTTTTATGTTTGCATTACAATGTACATCTACGCTCGCCGTTGTGCGCAAAGAAACAGGTTCGTGGAAAATGCCTTTGATCCAACAAGTAGCATTTACATCTATCGGTTATGGATTAGGATGGCTGGCGGTTGTATTGCTTAACGCCGTGGGAATCGCTTAA